In Saccharicrinis fermentans DSM 9555 = JCM 21142, a genomic segment contains:
- a CDS encoding ATP-binding response regulator, which yields MRKVFIVEDDRFITAIFTMFLRDLGHELVGRTSSGKEAIEMCKELKPDVVLMDIHLEGDLDGIQTAEMLKRELEVPIIYISSDTSSPVIERAIVSNSYGYLVKPINKKELGISIDLAFFKHKVDIEQKERERGYREFISDSPMPIIVVRDGKITYLNRLGLDVFKTHYIEDVMGLPIKDFVADKSYSEFSDIIDSSVSKDVRIDPFLAKMKTVHGDYYWAEITGSKVKFNNHQSIQLIFRDVSVRKISERKNKVYEKVIFDRDSMSFVLNDHFEIVRSNAYSQKLLGVDGLEGVVFSSLLDTDISWLEELKKVDCKSHKGQQVEVVFKNNYSCVFDLYVVCSINGELDEIILSQRCGSL from the coding sequence ATGAGAAAAGTATTTATTGTTGAAGATGACCGTTTTATTACAGCAATTTTTACCATGTTTTTGCGCGACTTAGGGCACGAGTTGGTAGGGCGAACCAGTTCTGGTAAAGAGGCTATTGAGATGTGTAAGGAGCTTAAACCCGATGTTGTATTGATGGATATTCATTTAGAGGGTGATCTGGATGGTATACAAACCGCTGAAATGTTAAAACGCGAGTTAGAGGTGCCTATTATCTATATATCCAGTGACACTTCTTCTCCCGTTATAGAGCGTGCCATTGTATCTAACTCATATGGTTATTTGGTGAAACCTATTAATAAAAAGGAATTGGGAATTAGTATCGATCTGGCTTTTTTTAAGCATAAAGTTGATATTGAACAAAAGGAGCGAGAAAGGGGATATCGCGAGTTTATCTCGGATTCGCCCATGCCCATTATTGTGGTTAGAGATGGTAAGATAACTTATTTAAATAGGCTGGGATTAGATGTTTTTAAGACACATTACATTGAGGATGTGATGGGCTTGCCCATAAAAGACTTTGTTGCAGATAAGAGTTATAGTGAATTTTCTGATATAATAGATTCTTCTGTGTCTAAGGATGTAAGAATTGATCCCTTTTTGGCAAAGATGAAAACTGTACATGGCGACTATTACTGGGCCGAAATAACAGGGTCGAAGGTGAAATTCAATAATCATCAGTCTATTCAGCTAATCTTTAGAGATGTATCGGTTCGTAAAATTAGTGAGAGAAAGAATAAGGTATACGAAAAAGTTATTTTTGACAGGGATAGTATGAGCTTTGTGCTCAATGATCATTTTGAGATCGTGCGAAGTAATGCCTATTCTCAAAAGTTGTTGGGGGTTGATGGTCTTGAAGGAGTTGTGTTTAGTTCCTTATTGGATACTGACATTTCTTGGTTGGAAGAACTGAAAAAGGTAGATTGCAAATCACATAAAGGTCAGCAGGTAGAAGTGGTTTTCAAAAATAACTATTCATGTGTCTTTGACCTCTATGTGGTTTGCTCTATTAATGGAGAGTTGGATGAGATAATTCTTAGTCAGCGTTGTGGTTCACTTTAG
- a CDS encoding type III pantothenate kinase → MNLVIDQGNTFTKIGVFDKGNLIHSDSLKKIDKAIFKSIQSTYSINKTIFSSVQADNFDKQQLRQELGLNDKVELLILDDSTHLPINSHYKTPHTLGKDRIAALVGAYSLHKGAPKLVIDAGTAITIDYLDAHNTFTGGNISPGIQTRFNALHQNTKKLPLLKLNNESPFLGLSTNEAIWSGVQNGAIFEIEAYINHFNTLNINTKTILTGGDAYFFAKNLKNPIFVNLNLVQTGLNTILEYNAKDK, encoded by the coding sequence GTGAATTTAGTCATTGATCAGGGAAATACATTTACCAAAATAGGGGTTTTTGACAAGGGTAACTTGATTCATTCCGATTCCCTAAAAAAAATTGATAAAGCAATTTTTAAAAGCATCCAGTCCACATATTCTATTAACAAAACAATCTTTTCATCTGTTCAGGCTGATAATTTTGACAAGCAACAGTTAAGGCAGGAATTAGGTCTGAACGACAAAGTAGAGCTACTCATTCTGGACGACAGTACTCATTTGCCTATCAATAGCCACTACAAAACTCCCCACACCCTGGGAAAAGATCGCATTGCAGCCTTGGTAGGCGCATATAGTTTACACAAAGGAGCACCTAAATTGGTGATAGATGCAGGTACAGCCATTACCATTGACTATTTAGATGCCCACAATACTTTTACAGGGGGCAACATATCCCCAGGCATACAAACCCGCTTTAATGCACTACACCAGAACACTAAAAAATTACCTTTACTAAAATTAAACAATGAATCACCATTTTTGGGCTTATCTACCAATGAAGCAATCTGGTCAGGTGTACAAAATGGGGCTATTTTTGAGATAGAAGCCTACATAAACCACTTTAACACACTGAATATCAACACAAAAACTATTTTAACCGGTGGAGACGCATATTTTTTTGCCAAAAATCTAAAAAATCCCATCTTTGTAAATCTTAATTTGGTACAAACCGGTTTAAATACAATATTAGAATATAATGCTAAAGACAAATAA